From a region of the Drosophila virilis strain 15010-1051.87 chromosome 3, Dvir_AGI_RSII-ME, whole genome shotgun sequence genome:
- the LOC6623382 gene encoding E3 ubiquitin-protein ligase RNF8: protein MKPKSSLAGGPPAKQLRGHDSENKLKKELETLIKERNELKLKLSTAVYEVELVKSASLKLEEAYNACIAGLQTGMRVLTEMLTGSKSQFGGGKLDNINQKLTEVLQQIKELCVSLDAVQKPIQAECRCQGGEVESLTIAQKLLVEEFELKMFEKDQIRLKLQADLKLQEEAHLRKVEELKTEIEGQNRVNPNYITCSICLDTWTSSGSHRVVSLACGHVFGDMCIRVHLNRCIECPLCRAPADSKDLRYLFLEGAHTE from the coding sequence atgAAACCAAAAAGTTCATTGGCTGGTGGTCCTCCTGCAAAACAGCTACGTGGACATGATTCGGAGAATAAGCTTAAAAAGGAACTAGAAACTTTGATCAAAGAACGCAATGaactcaaattgaaattatccACTGCTGTATACGAGGTGGAATTAGTGAAGTCGGCCTCATTGAAATTGGAAGAAGCATATAATGCTTGCATCGCCGGATTACAAACAGGCATGCGAGTCCTAACCGAAATGCTGACAGGCTCAAAATCACAAtttgggggtggtaaattagACAACATAAACCAGAAATTGACCGAGGTTCTTCAACAAATCAAAGAATTGTGCGTTTCTTTGGATGCGGTGCAGAAGCCAATCCAAGCTGAATGTCGTTGCCAAGGAGGTGAAGTTGAGAGCCTGACCATAGCACAAAAACTATTGGTTGAGGAGtttgaattgaaaatgttcGAGAAGGATCAAATAAGACTTAAGCTACAGGCAGATCTAAAACTTCAAGAAGAAGCCCATTTGCGGAAAGTAGAGGAGCTGAAGACGGAAATTGAGGGTCAAAATCGCGTTAATCCCAATTATATAACATGTTCGATATGCCTAGATACGTGGACTTCATCCGGTAGTCATCGTGTGGTCTCTTTGGCATGCGGACATGTTTTTGGGGATATGTGTATTCGCGTACACTTGAACCGTTGCATTGAATGTCCTCTATGTCGAGCTCCAGCCGATTCAAAGGACTTGCGTTATCTATTCCTGGAAGGAGCTCACACTGAATAA